The Acidobacteriota bacterium genome has a segment encoding these proteins:
- a CDS encoding D-cysteine desulfhydrase family protein → MPSSAVRRVQSALARQPRLPLAQLPTPIHDAIRLREALGGPGRCPRILIKRDDLTALGLGGNKARKLEYLVADAQAQGATTLITTGAVQSNHARMTAAAACVAGMRSVLVLTTRMDEAKVRLPPSPQDGFGETRKPDATPVPALEGNLLLDHLYGATVRLVPSVDPMLAVGQDEAVVAEVVAEEESHGRRPYVIPVGGSSGIGVLGYVGGTAELVEQLAAMAVAPSRLYYASGSRGTQAGLTLGARLCEAPYRVYGVAVSAGEPEKIERAKRIANEAAATLELPERLELSELTTDQAFIGDGYGIPTSGGLEAIDLLARSEAILLDPCYTAKGMAALIAHVRDGSLPAGETVVFLHTGGMPALFTQEFSSRVSAGDRATPGGFGSSRPALPS, encoded by the coding sequence ATGCCCTCGAGTGCCGTCCGGCGTGTTCAATCGGCCCTGGCCCGGCAGCCGCGGCTGCCACTGGCGCAACTGCCGACGCCCATCCACGACGCCATCCGGCTGCGCGAGGCGCTCGGCGGGCCAGGACGCTGCCCGCGCATCCTGATCAAGCGCGACGACCTGACGGCGCTCGGCCTCGGCGGCAACAAGGCGCGCAAGCTCGAGTACCTGGTCGCCGATGCGCAGGCCCAGGGCGCGACGACGCTGATTACGACCGGCGCGGTGCAATCGAACCATGCGCGCATGACCGCCGCGGCGGCGTGCGTGGCCGGCATGCGCTCTGTGCTGGTGCTCACGACGCGGATGGACGAGGCGAAGGTCCGGCTTCCGCCTTCGCCACAGGACGGCTTCGGCGAGACAAGAAAGCCGGACGCCACACCGGTGCCGGCACTCGAGGGCAACCTGTTGCTCGACCATCTGTACGGCGCCACCGTTCGCCTGGTCCCGTCGGTCGATCCCATGCTGGCGGTCGGCCAGGACGAGGCCGTCGTTGCCGAGGTCGTGGCCGAGGAAGAGTCGCACGGACGCCGGCCGTACGTGATCCCGGTCGGCGGGTCGAGCGGCATTGGCGTGTTGGGGTACGTCGGCGGCACCGCGGAACTGGTGGAGCAGCTCGCGGCCATGGCGGTCGCGCCGTCGCGCTTGTACTACGCGAGCGGATCGCGCGGTACGCAGGCCGGGCTGACCCTCGGCGCGCGGCTTTGTGAGGCACCGTACCGCGTCTACGGCGTCGCCGTCAGCGCCGGCGAGCCGGAAAAGATTGAACGCGCAAAGCGCATTGCCAACGAGGCCGCCGCCACGCTTGAGCTGCCCGAGCGCCTCGAGCTGTCGGAGCTCACCACCGATCAGGCGTTCATTGGCGACGGCTACGGCATCCCGACGAGCGGCGGGCTCGAGGCGATCGACCTGCTGGCCCGGTCAGAGGCGATCCTGCTGGATCCCTGTTACACGGCGAAGGGCATGGCGGCGCTCATCGCGCACGTGCGAGACGGTTCGCTGCCGGCCGGCGAGACGGTGGTGTTCCTGCACACCGGCGGCATGCCGGCGCTCTTTACTCAGGAGTTTTCGTCGAGAGTGTCGGCCGGGGATCGAGCCACGCCCGGGGGATTCGGTTCTTCTCGGCCTGCTCTTCCATCTTGA
- a CDS encoding CotH kinase family protein, translating into MTMIRRCLVAALLVVCASDSAAAQTSDDLFNPDVLQRVELWMNSADWEKLKAAFQENTYYPADVTWSGQTVRNVGIRSRGLGSRSGTKPGLRVDFDRYATNQTFLGLKSFVLDNLVQDKSGVRETVAMRFFSRMGIPAPRETHTRLYVNGAYAGLYALVESVDKTMLGRVFGSIGDDVQNDGYLFEYNYVLGSPWRFEYQGAALEPYQARFDIKTNESKSDATIWGPIEELVRLVNTTAAASFEATVGPKLDLAAFVRYIAMQNFIAQNDGFNGYDGMNNFYFYRLENSDTHVFIAWDEDNAFLTPDFQIATRLGDNVLTRNTLQVSSFSRQYYETLLEAAESASDWMQAEMERQLAMIAAAMQEDPKKPYTNAEHAADGETMRAFTPARVSYVRCEVARAIGTPLPAGCAAAATARRP; encoded by the coding sequence ATGACGATGATTCGACGGTGCCTCGTCGCAGCGTTGCTCGTGGTCTGCGCGAGCGACAGCGCCGCGGCGCAGACCTCCGACGACCTGTTCAATCCCGACGTCCTCCAGCGCGTCGAGCTGTGGATGAACTCCGCCGACTGGGAGAAGCTGAAGGCGGCCTTCCAGGAGAACACCTACTACCCGGCCGACGTGACCTGGAGTGGCCAGACCGTCCGCAACGTCGGCATCCGCTCGCGCGGTCTCGGCTCACGCAGCGGCACCAAGCCCGGCTTGCGCGTTGACTTCGATCGCTACGCCACCAACCAGACCTTTCTCGGGCTGAAGTCGTTCGTGCTCGACAACCTGGTCCAGGACAAGTCGGGCGTCCGCGAGACCGTGGCCATGCGGTTCTTCAGCCGCATGGGCATTCCCGCGCCGCGCGAAACGCACACCCGCCTCTACGTCAACGGCGCCTATGCCGGCCTGTATGCGCTGGTCGAGTCGGTGGACAAGACCATGTTGGGGCGCGTCTTCGGCAGCATCGGCGACGACGTCCAGAACGACGGCTACCTGTTCGAGTACAACTACGTGCTCGGCAGCCCGTGGCGCTTCGAGTACCAGGGGGCGGCGCTCGAGCCCTACCAGGCGCGCTTCGACATCAAGACCAACGAGAGCAAGAGCGACGCGACCATCTGGGGGCCGATCGAGGAGCTGGTGCGGCTGGTCAACACCACCGCCGCGGCCAGCTTCGAAGCGACCGTCGGACCGAAGCTCGACCTGGCGGCCTTCGTCCGCTACATCGCGATGCAGAACTTCATTGCCCAGAACGACGGTTTCAACGGCTACGACGGGATGAACAACTTCTACTTCTACCGCCTCGAGAACAGCGACACGCACGTGTTCATCGCGTGGGACGAAGACAACGCCTTCCTGACGCCCGACTTCCAGATCGCCACGCGGCTCGGCGACAACGTCCTGACCCGCAACACGCTGCAGGTATCGTCGTTCAGCCGCCAGTATTACGAGACCCTGCTCGAAGCGGCGGAGTCGGCCAGCGACTGGATGCAGGCCGAGATGGAACGGCAGCTCGCGATGATCGCCGCCGCGATGCAGGAAGATCCCAAGAAGCCGTACACCAACGCCGAGCACGCAGCTGATGGCGAGACGATGCGGGCGTTTACCCCGGCGCGCGTGTCGTACGTGCGGTGCGAGGTCGCGAGGGCGATAGGGACACCGCTGCCGGCCGGGTGCGCCGCCGCCGCGACGGCCAGGCGGCCGTAG
- a CDS encoding porin, whose product MRTILLTALLVAAGSAAAAAQDQPAARQASPGKRGLVWEDDRPTIVFGEDVTLGVRGRLQLDWRQFDPDIDQETYDFRTARIGVQGDLTRHFSYEVEREIDREAQFGEWKDVYLAWKTFDAVRVKAGRFKMPFGLEQNTGPTETDFAYRSLASTTITPGRERGVMIYGEVGRIAYEAGVFDDDGDNAELEQERFAVEGEDLEGVGPSFAGRITADLLRPFPVPGRIRGANFGFAYTNAYVPEGLNSLKGEAVWGDDFFDRVYVKGRRQRMGVQFDWTPGPTGLKAEWMQAREQRLGQSNRNEDLSDFLTTGWYVSGTWFVTGEDKDDNINPRRPLFQGGIGAVELGVRFDALELSSASKEDRPFTNPRADHQVPNSDQVWTFGVSWMPIRWVRVVTNAVHETFDDVSRAPEPGVASYWSGVLRLQVVF is encoded by the coding sequence ATGAGGACGATCTTGTTGACGGCCCTGCTCGTGGCGGCCGGGTCGGCCGCCGCCGCGGCGCAGGACCAGCCCGCCGCCCGCCAGGCGAGCCCGGGCAAGCGCGGGCTGGTCTGGGAGGACGACCGCCCGACCATCGTGTTCGGCGAGGACGTGACCCTCGGCGTCCGTGGGCGGCTGCAGTTGGACTGGCGGCAATTCGATCCCGACATCGATCAGGAAACCTACGACTTCCGGACGGCGCGCATCGGCGTCCAGGGCGACCTGACCAGGCACTTCAGCTACGAAGTCGAGCGTGAGATCGATCGCGAGGCCCAGTTTGGCGAGTGGAAAGATGTCTACCTCGCCTGGAAGACGTTCGATGCCGTGCGGGTCAAGGCCGGGCGCTTCAAGATGCCGTTTGGCCTCGAGCAGAACACCGGTCCGACCGAAACCGACTTTGCCTACCGCAGCCTGGCGTCAACGACCATTACCCCTGGCCGCGAGCGCGGCGTGATGATCTACGGCGAAGTCGGCCGGATCGCCTACGAGGCCGGCGTCTTCGACGATGACGGCGACAATGCCGAACTGGAACAGGAGCGGTTTGCCGTCGAGGGCGAAGACCTGGAGGGCGTGGGCCCATCCTTCGCCGGCCGCATCACGGCCGACCTGTTACGCCCATTTCCCGTTCCCGGCCGCATCAGGGGCGCAAACTTCGGTTTCGCCTACACCAACGCTTACGTGCCCGAAGGGCTCAACAGCCTGAAGGGCGAGGCGGTGTGGGGCGACGATTTCTTCGATCGGGTCTACGTCAAGGGCCGGCGCCAGCGCATGGGCGTGCAGTTCGACTGGACGCCGGGGCCGACCGGCCTCAAGGCCGAGTGGATGCAGGCGCGCGAACAACGGCTGGGCCAGAGCAACCGCAACGAGGACCTGTCAGACTTCCTCACCACGGGTTGGTACGTGAGTGGCACCTGGTTCGTGACCGGCGAGGACAAGGACGACAACATCAACCCGCGCCGGCCGCTGTTTCAAGGCGGCATCGGCGCCGTTGAACTCGGCGTGCGGTTCGATGCCCTCGAACTGAGCAGCGCCAGCAAAGAGGACCGGCCGTTCACCAACCCGCGCGCCGACCACCAGGTTCCCAACTCCGACCAGGTGTGGACCTTCGGCGTCAGCTGGATGCCCATTCGCTGGGTCCGCGTGGTCACCAACGCCGTCCACGAGACCTTTGACGATGTCTCGCGAGCGCCGGAGCCGGGCGTGGCGTCCTACTGGTCGGGCGTCCTGAGGTTGCAAGTTGTCTTCTGA
- a CDS encoding phospholipase D-like domain-containing protein, which yields MSPGRLPSARKARAPVRKAAVTGKETLILDPAERKAALLRVIAGARRRLVLSLFRCDDFTVLDALAGALERGCEVEAILTKRAKGGKKRLKKLWGALEEMGAIVTRYGDPVVKYHAKYVVADEATAIVTTLNPTRKCFSRTWDAVLVTEDASVVRGLLALFRADTTGAPLPSRRPISRRLIIGPERSRAEMRALIAGARHSIRILDHKLSDPDLVGLLRERRNEGITVSVIGKQPMGAIEPHGKMMIIDEQRAVLGSTALSTLSLDFRREVSVVIHQPALVKQLNMAYQALSARAGAAAAHLPGDRNV from the coding sequence CCCAAGCGCGCGTAAGGCGCGCGCACCGGTCCGCAAGGCGGCCGTCACCGGCAAGGAAACGCTGATTCTCGACCCGGCCGAACGCAAGGCGGCGTTGCTGCGCGTGATCGCCGGCGCCAGGCGGCGGCTGGTGCTGTCGTTGTTCCGCTGCGACGACTTCACCGTGCTCGACGCGCTGGCCGGCGCCCTCGAGCGCGGCTGCGAAGTCGAGGCAATCCTGACCAAGCGCGCCAAGGGCGGCAAGAAACGGCTCAAGAAACTGTGGGGCGCCCTCGAAGAAATGGGCGCGATCGTCACCCGCTACGGCGACCCGGTGGTGAAGTACCACGCCAAGTACGTGGTCGCCGACGAGGCTACGGCGATCGTCACGACGCTCAACCCGACCCGGAAGTGCTTCTCGCGGACCTGGGATGCGGTGCTCGTGACCGAGGATGCCTCGGTGGTGCGCGGACTGCTGGCGCTGTTTCGCGCCGACACGACCGGCGCGCCGCTGCCGTCACGGCGGCCGATCAGCCGCCGCCTGATCATCGGGCCCGAGCGGTCGCGGGCCGAGATGCGCGCGCTGATTGCCGGCGCCCGTCACAGCATCCGCATTCTCGACCACAAGCTGTCGGATCCCGACCTGGTCGGGTTACTGCGCGAACGCCGCAACGAAGGCATCACTGTCTCGGTGATTGGCAAGCAGCCCATGGGCGCGATCGAGCCGCACGGCAAGATGATGATCATCGACGAACAGCGTGCCGTCCTGGGCAGCACGGCGCTGTCGACATTAAGCCTCGACTTCCGCCGCGAGGTCTCAGTGGTTATTCACCAGCCGGCGCTGGTCAAGCAACTGAACATGGCGTATCAAGCGTTGAGCGCGCGAGCCGGTGCGGCCGCGGCGCATCTTCCCGGAGACCGTAACGTATGA